Genomic segment of Thiohalomonas denitrificans:
CCAGGCGCTGTGACAGCTGAAACTGGAACACGGCCATATCGCGGACGCGGAAGGCGGCCTCGCAACTCGCCAGATAGAAAGTCCACATGCGGTAAAAACGTTCTCCGAAGCGCTCTACCACAGCATCGCGCTGCCGCTGAAAGCGATCCCGCCACTCTGCAAGGGTGCGGGCATAGTGCAGACGCCACACCTCCACGTCGGCCGTAACCAGTCCGCCCGTACCCGCCGCATCGCCAATTTCCGAGAGTGTAGGGATACGGCCACCCGGAAAAATATAACGCTGTATCCACGGGTTGGAGCCAGTGGGTGTGAAACAACCGATGGAGTGAATCAGGGCTACCCCGTCAGTTGCCAACAGGCGTTTTACCTGCTGAAAATAGGTCGGGTACTGGGCACGGCCCACGTGCTCGAACATGCCGATGCTGACAATGCGGTCGTACTGGCCGGCATGCTCGCGATAGTCCTGCAGGTGAAAACGTACTTTATCGGCAACACCCCGTTCCCGGGCGCGCTGCGTCGCCACCCGCTGCTGCTCGGTAGAGAGCGTCAGTCCGGTGACATCGACATCGAACTCTTCCGCCAGCCGAATCGCCATTCCGCCCCAGCCACTGCCGATGTCAAGTACCCGCTGACCCGGCTCCGGTAACAGCTTTTCGGCAATATGCCGGCATTTGGCTTTCTGGGCCGCCTCCAGATCCATCTCCGGCTGTTCGAAATAGGCGCAGGAGTACTGCAGGTCCTCATCGAGAAAAGTACGAAACAGCCCTTCGTCGAGATCATAGTGATGGGCGACATTGCGACGACTGCGGCCGATCCGGTTGGGACGAAACCAGTCGAAGAGAGCGGTCGTAAGGCGCGCCATCTGTCCCCTTGGCGGTGGAAAATTCTCCATAAGTGTGACGAGCAGGCCGGCCAGGTCATCGGTGTCCCACGCCCCATCCATATAGGTTTCACCAAGCGCCAATTCCGGATCACGCACGATGCGGCCGGTCGCCCGCTGG
This window contains:
- a CDS encoding SAM-dependent methyltransferase, whose protein sequence is MQKLFLRTLEKNLRRGSVEVHLPNGERHRFGQEEPEVCWRFDDQRATGRIVRDPELALGETYMDGAWDTDDLAGLLVTLMENFPPPRGQMARLTTALFDWFRPNRIGRSRRNVAHHYDLDEGLFRTFLDEDLQYSCAYFEQPEMDLEAAQKAKCRHIAEKLLPEPGQRVLDIGSGWGGMAIRLAEEFDVDVTGLTLSTEQQRVATQRARERGVADKVRFHLQDYREHAGQYDRIVSIGMFEHVGRAQYPTYFQQVKRLLATDGVALIHSIGCFTPTGSNPWIQRYIFPGGRIPTLSEIGDAAGTGGLVTADVEVWRLHYARTLAEWRDRFQRQRDAVVERFGERFYRMWTFYLASCEAAFRVRDMAVFQFQLSQRLDTVPLTRDYLYARQPAAQSRISATPATINDPAAKWRGKPRSLNQMAP